Proteins encoded by one window of Rouxiella chamberiensis:
- the qseB gene encoding quorum sensing response regulator transcription factor QseB, which yields MRILLIEDDNMIGDGIKAGLTRLGFTLDWFRDGITGKNALDSAPYDAVILDLSLPGMDGMQLLREWRQSGRDIPVLILTARDALEQRVGGLQAGADDYLCKPFALVEVAARLEALIRRRHGQVTPKISHGALEFDPASRSVSLDSEAVVLTSREVAVLELFLRNKGRVLQRQTLEEKLYSWDQEVSSNAVEVHIHHLRRKLGNGFIRTVHGVGYVLGDEVPSGKNP from the coding sequence ATGCGTATCCTACTGATTGAAGACGACAACATGATTGGCGACGGCATCAAGGCGGGCTTGACCCGGCTCGGATTCACCCTCGACTGGTTCAGGGATGGGATCACCGGAAAAAACGCCCTCGACAGCGCGCCCTACGATGCGGTTATCCTGGATTTGAGTCTGCCGGGCATGGACGGTATGCAGTTGCTGCGCGAATGGCGGCAGAGCGGCCGAGACATTCCCGTGCTGATTCTGACCGCGCGCGATGCGCTGGAGCAGCGGGTTGGCGGCCTGCAGGCCGGTGCCGACGATTATCTCTGCAAACCCTTTGCGCTGGTGGAAGTCGCCGCCAGACTCGAAGCGCTGATTCGCCGCCGCCATGGTCAGGTCACGCCCAAAATCAGCCACGGCGCACTCGAATTCGATCCCGCCTCGCGTAGCGTCAGTCTGGATAGCGAGGCGGTGGTGCTGACCTCGCGCGAAGTCGCCGTGCTGGAGCTGTTTCTGCGCAATAAAGGCCGCGTACTGCAACGCCAGACCCTCGAAGAGAAGCTTTACAGCTGGGATCAGGAGGTCAGCAGCAACGCCGTCGAAGTTCACATTCACCATTTGCGGCGCAAGCTGGGCAACGGTTTTATCCGCACGGTTCACGGCGTCGGCTATGTGCTGGGCGATGAAGTGCCGAGCGGTAAGAACCCGTGA
- the panB gene encoding 3-methyl-2-oxobutanoate hydroxymethyltransferase, which translates to MKATTMSQLRQWKRDKHKFATITAYDASFAQLFAEQGIPVMLIGDSLGMVVQGRDSTLPVLLEDIVYHTRCVRRGAPRALLLSDLPFMTYSTPEQTFDSAAQLMRAGANMVKLEGGSWLCDTVSMLTERAVPVCGHLGLTPQSVNIFGGYKIQGRGEVAANQLLQDALALEKAGMQLLVLECVPVELARRVTEELSIPVIGIGAGNVTDGQILVMHDAFGITGGHIPKFAKDFLAEAGDIRDAVRLYVKEVEEGVYPGIEHSYQ; encoded by the coding sequence ATGAAAGCAACAACCATGAGTCAGCTGCGTCAGTGGAAACGCGACAAGCACAAATTTGCGACCATTACGGCCTACGACGCCAGTTTTGCACAACTCTTTGCCGAGCAGGGTATTCCGGTCATGCTGATAGGCGATTCCCTCGGCATGGTCGTTCAGGGGCGCGATTCCACCCTGCCCGTGCTGCTTGAAGATATCGTTTATCACACGCGCTGTGTGCGCCGTGGCGCGCCCAGGGCCTTGCTGCTTTCCGACTTGCCTTTCATGACGTACTCCACGCCGGAACAGACCTTTGACAGCGCCGCGCAACTGATGCGCGCAGGTGCCAACATGGTCAAGCTCGAAGGCGGAAGCTGGCTGTGCGATACCGTTTCCATGCTGACAGAAAGAGCCGTGCCGGTCTGTGGTCATCTCGGCCTGACCCCGCAGTCGGTCAATATTTTCGGCGGCTACAAGATTCAGGGGCGTGGCGAAGTGGCGGCCAATCAGCTGCTGCAAGACGCGCTGGCGCTCGAAAAAGCCGGGATGCAACTGCTGGTGCTCGAGTGTGTGCCGGTTGAGCTGGCGCGCCGCGTCACCGAAGAGCTGAGCATTCCTGTCATCGGCATCGGCGCAGGCAATGTGACCGACGGACAAATTCTGGTGATGCACGACGCCTTCGGCATTACCGGCGGCCATATTCCCAAGTTCGCCAAAGATTTTCTGGCCGAAGCCGGTGACATCCGCGATGCCGTGCGTTTGTATGTGAAAGAGGTCGAAGAAGGCGTTTATCCGGGCATCGAGCACAGTTATCAGTAA
- the panC gene encoding pantoate--beta-alanine ligase: protein MLIIETLPLLRREIRFYKQNNKRIALVPTMGNLHQGHMTLVDEARARADIVIVSIFVNPMQFERADDLERYPRTLQEDCEKLTKRGVDLVFAPAPAEIYPKGLALQTQVDVPGLSTMLEGASRPGHFRGVSTIVSKLFNLVQPDVACFGQKDYQQLALIRALVEDMGYDLEIVGVPTVRAKDGLALSSRNGYLTADERKIAPRLAKIMNQLAARLTQGERHVDELLADCAQQLRDAGFQPDELFIRDAKTLRDLSVDSTSAVILMAAWLGKARLIDNQEVDLTV from the coding sequence GTGTTAATTATTGAAACTCTTCCGCTGCTGCGCCGCGAAATTCGCTTCTACAAGCAGAACAACAAGCGCATTGCGCTGGTGCCGACGATGGGCAATCTGCATCAGGGCCACATGACGCTGGTCGATGAAGCCAGGGCGCGGGCCGACATCGTTATCGTCAGCATTTTCGTCAATCCCATGCAGTTCGAACGCGCCGACGATCTCGAACGTTATCCGCGCACCTTGCAGGAAGACTGCGAGAAGCTGACCAAGCGCGGCGTAGATCTGGTGTTTGCGCCTGCGCCCGCCGAAATCTACCCTAAAGGCCTGGCCCTGCAAACGCAGGTCGACGTGCCCGGTCTGTCGACCATGCTGGAAGGCGCAAGCCGTCCCGGCCATTTTCGCGGTGTCTCGACCATCGTCAGCAAGCTGTTTAATCTCGTGCAGCCCGACGTCGCCTGTTTCGGGCAAAAAGACTATCAACAGCTGGCGCTGATCCGCGCGTTGGTAGAAGATATGGGATACGATCTGGAAATCGTGGGCGTGCCGACTGTCCGCGCGAAAGACGGTCTGGCGCTGAGTTCGCGTAATGGTTATCTCACGGCCGACGAGCGAAAAATCGCGCCGCGCCTCGCCAAAATCATGAACCAGCTGGCCGCGCGACTGACGCAGGGTGAACGCCACGTCGACGAGCTGCTGGCCGACTGCGCGCAACAGCTGCGTGACGCCGGTTTCCAGCCCGACGAACTGTTCATCCGCGACGCGAAAACGCTGCGTGACTTGTCTGTCGACAGCACGTCGGCGGTTATCCTGATGGCCGCCTGGCTGGGCAAGGCGCGACTGATAGATAATCAGGAAGTCGATTTAACGGTCTAG
- the panD gene encoding aspartate 1-decarboxylase: MIRTMLQGKLHRVHVTHADLHYEGSCAIDQDFLDASGILEYEAIDIYNVTNGKRFSTYAIAAERGSRIISVNGAAAHCASVDDLLIICSYVQMPDADARLHQPKVAYFEGANQLKRTAKAVPVQVA; the protein is encoded by the coding sequence ATGATACGTACCATGTTGCAGGGTAAATTGCATCGCGTCCACGTGACCCATGCCGACTTGCATTACGAAGGTTCCTGCGCCATCGATCAGGATTTCCTCGACGCTTCCGGCATTCTGGAATACGAGGCTATCGATATCTATAACGTGACCAATGGCAAACGCTTTTCGACCTACGCCATCGCCGCCGAGCGCGGGTCACGCATTATCTCCGTCAACGGCGCGGCCGCGCACTGCGCAAGCGTCGACGACCTGCTGATTATCTGCTCCTACGTGCAGATGCCCGATGCGGATGCTCGTCTGCATCAGCCAAAAGTGGCCTATTTCGAAGGCGCAAACCAGCTAAAACGCACGGCGAAAGCGGTGCCGGTTCAGGTCGCCTGA
- a CDS encoding ABC transporter permease produces MSQLYWVALKSIWMKEINRFGRIWVQTLVPPVITMSLYFVIFGNLIGSRIGDMHGFSYMQFIVPGLIMMSVITNSYANVASSFFSAKFQRNIEELLVAPVPTHVVIAGYVGGGVARGICVGILVTIISLFFTHLQIHSWWVIALTLLLTAILFSLGGLLNAVFATSFDDISLIPTFVLTPLTYLGGVFYSLTLLPPIWQAVSKLNPIVYMISGFRYGFLGISDVPLMFTMLVLVAFIVVFYLLAWYLIERGRGLRS; encoded by the coding sequence ATGTCGCAACTGTATTGGGTGGCACTGAAAAGTATCTGGATGAAAGAGATCAACCGTTTTGGACGTATCTGGGTGCAGACCCTCGTCCCGCCGGTGATTACCATGTCTCTCTACTTCGTCATCTTCGGCAATCTGATTGGTTCGCGCATCGGCGATATGCATGGTTTCAGCTACATGCAGTTTATCGTGCCCGGTCTTATCATGATGTCGGTGATTACCAACTCCTACGCCAACGTCGCGTCGTCGTTCTTCAGCGCCAAGTTCCAGCGCAACATTGAAGAGCTGCTGGTCGCGCCGGTGCCTACGCACGTCGTTATTGCCGGTTATGTTGGCGGCGGTGTGGCGCGCGGTATCTGTGTCGGCATTCTGGTCACCATCATCTCGCTGTTCTTCACGCACCTGCAGATTCATTCCTGGTGGGTGATTGCGCTGACACTGCTGCTGACGGCTATCCTGTTCTCGCTCGGTGGATTGCTGAATGCCGTGTTTGCCACGAGCTTCGATGACATCAGCCTGATCCCGACCTTTGTGCTGACGCCGCTGACCTACCTCGGCGGGGTGTTCTACTCGCTGACGCTGCTGCCGCCAATCTGGCAGGCGGTGTCCAAGCTGAACCCGATTGTCTACATGATAAGCGGATTCCGTTACGGGTTCCTCGGCATCTCCGACGTGCCCCTGATGTTCACCATGCTGGTGCTGGTTGCCTTTATCGTGGTGTTCTATCTGCTGGCCTGGTATCTGATAGAACGCGGTCGCGGTTTGAGAAGCTAA
- a CDS encoding ABC transporter ATP-binding protein: MTYALELEKLTKTYAGGVQALRGIDLRVEAGDFYALLGPNGAGKSTTIGIISSLVNKSAGKVRVFGYDIDKDIVNAKRQLGLVPQEFNFNPFETVMQVVVNQAGYYGVKRSDALSRAEKYLTQLDLWGKRNERSRMLSGGMKRRLMIARALMHEPKLLILDEPTAGVDIELRRSMWGFLKELNAQGTTIILTTHYLEEAEMLCRNIGIIQGGELIENTSMKSLLAKQKSETFVLDLAAKSSIPKLEGYHSTLLDTSTLEVEVMREQGLNSLFSQLSKQGVQVLSMRNKANRLEELFVTLVNGSEDKK; encoded by the coding sequence ATGACATACGCATTGGAACTGGAGAAGTTAACCAAGACTTACGCAGGCGGTGTGCAAGCCCTGCGCGGCATTGACTTACGCGTGGAAGCGGGCGATTTCTACGCCCTGCTGGGCCCGAACGGTGCCGGCAAGTCCACGACGATAGGCATTATCAGCTCGCTGGTAAACAAGTCTGCCGGTAAAGTCAGAGTCTTTGGTTACGATATCGACAAGGATATTGTCAACGCCAAGCGCCAGCTCGGGCTGGTCCCGCAGGAGTTCAACTTCAACCCTTTCGAAACCGTGATGCAGGTTGTCGTGAATCAGGCCGGATACTACGGCGTGAAGCGCAGCGATGCCCTGAGCCGCGCCGAAAAATACCTGACCCAGCTGGATCTGTGGGGTAAACGCAACGAGCGCTCCCGCATGTTGTCCGGCGGGATGAAACGCCGTCTGATGATTGCCCGCGCGCTGATGCACGAGCCCAAGCTGCTGATTCTCGACGAACCTACCGCCGGTGTCGACATCGAACTGCGCCGCTCGATGTGGGGCTTTTTGAAAGAGCTGAACGCGCAGGGCACGACGATCATTCTGACAACCCATTACCTTGAAGAAGCCGAGATGCTGTGTCGCAATATCGGCATCATTCAGGGCGGCGAGCTTATCGAGAATACCTCGATGAAATCCTTGCTGGCGAAACAGAAATCCGAAACCTTCGTGCTGGATCTGGCCGCAAAAAGTTCGATTCCCAAGCTCGAAGGCTATCACAGCACGCTGCTGGATACCTCGACGCTGGAAGTCGAAGTGATGCGCGAACAGGGGCTTAACTCGCTGTTCAGTCAATTGAGCAAGCAGGGCGTGCAGGTGCTCAGCATGCGTAACAAGGCCAACCGTCTGGAAGAGCTGTTTGTCACCCTGGTAAACGGCAGTGAGGATAAAAAATAA
- the can gene encoding carbonate dehydratase has translation MKDIETLISNNAAWSKIMEEEDPGFFERLSLAQKPRFLWIGCSDSRVPAERLTGLEPGELFVHRNVANLVIHTDLNCLSVVQYAIDVLEVEHVIICGHHGCGGVKAAIENPELGLIDNWLLHIRDIYFKHGNALSELEPDDRLNKLCELNVVEQVYNLGHSTVMRSAWKRGQNITLHGWVYGLQDGRLRDLDITSTSRDMLEQRYHQGVAALVDQTR, from the coding sequence ATGAAAGATATCGAAACGCTGATCAGCAACAATGCTGCCTGGTCAAAAATTATGGAAGAGGAAGATCCTGGCTTCTTCGAACGCCTCTCTCTTGCTCAAAAACCACGCTTTCTGTGGATTGGCTGCTCCGACAGCCGTGTTCCCGCCGAACGCCTGACCGGACTCGAACCCGGCGAACTTTTCGTTCACCGCAACGTGGCCAACCTGGTGATTCACACCGACCTCAACTGCCTGTCCGTCGTGCAATATGCTATCGACGTACTGGAAGTCGAACACGTCATTATCTGTGGCCACCACGGCTGCGGCGGTGTGAAGGCGGCAATCGAAAACCCTGAACTGGGGCTAATCGACAACTGGCTGCTGCACATTCGCGACATCTATTTCAAACACGGCAATGCCTTGAGCGAACTGGAACCGGATGACCGACTGAATAAACTCTGCGAACTCAACGTGGTTGAACAGGTGTATAACCTGGGTCACTCCACCGTGATGCGCAGCGCGTGGAAACGCGGGCAGAATATCACTCTGCACGGCTGGGTCTACGGACTTCAGGACGGGCGTCTGCGCGACCTGGACATCACGTCCACCAGCCGCGACATGCTTGAACAGCGCTATCATCAGGGTGTCGCTGCGCTGGTTGATCAAACCCGATAA
- the hpt gene encoding hypoxanthine phosphoribosyltransferase, whose amino-acid sequence MKHTVDVMISEQEVKTRIAELGREITEHYRDSGSEMVLVGLLRGSFMFMADLCRAIDVPHEVDFMTASSYGNGMSSTRDVKILKDLDEDIRGKDVLIVEDIIDSGNTLSKVREIFKLRGPKSLAICTLLDKPERREVDVTVEYVGFTIPDEFVVGYGIDYAQRYRHLPYVGKVTMLEE is encoded by the coding sequence ATGAAACACACTGTAGACGTAATGATTTCCGAGCAGGAAGTAAAAACCCGTATTGCCGAGTTGGGCCGCGAGATAACAGAACATTACCGCGACAGCGGCAGTGAGATGGTGCTGGTCGGGCTGTTGCGCGGATCCTTTATGTTTATGGCCGACCTCTGCCGCGCCATCGACGTGCCGCATGAAGTCGATTTCATGACAGCTTCGAGCTACGGCAACGGCATGTCTTCCACGCGTGACGTGAAAATCCTGAAAGACCTGGATGAAGATATTCGCGGCAAGGATGTGCTTATCGTCGAAGACATCATCGATTCGGGCAACACGCTGAGCAAGGTGCGCGAGATTTTCAAACTGCGGGGACCTAAATCGCTGGCCATCTGTACGCTGCTCGACAAACCCGAGCGCCGCGAAGTGGATGTGACGGTGGAATATGTAGGTTTCACCATTCCCGACGAGTTTGTGGTCGGCTATGGCATTGACTATGCGCAGCGTTATCGCCACCTTCCGTACGTCGGCAAAGTCACCATGCTCGAAGAGTAA
- the cueO gene encoding multicopper oxidase CueO, which produces MHRRDFIKLAALYGGVATLPTWSRPAFAASRPALPIPEILQPDVRGTYRLTLQQGKSPFVPGVMTSTWGINGNLLGPVIRLRRGKSVGVIVKNALPDASTVHWHGLEIPGEVDGGPQAMIAPGASREVHFKVDQPAATCWFHPHPHQTSGYQVAKGLAGMVVIDDEEGDKLKIPSRWGVDDIPVILQDKRLDEAGQIDYQLDVMTAATGWFGQHMMTNGVIYPQHGVSRGWLRLRLLNGCNARSLHLATSDGRPLYVIASDGGFLAEPVKVSDLPMLTGERFEVMVDCSDGKAFDLQTLPVTQMGMTLAPFDKPLAVLKIQPTLTQSGGQLPDSLIALPAQPALDGLPTRWLQLMMDPQLDRQGMQALMDKYGHGAMAGMSMDHGDAGMAAMPGMSAHSQGDMSSMPGMTHDAAKLDLMTANKINGKAYDMHHPAFAVKQGQYERWTISGEGDMMLHPFHIHGTQFRILGENGKPVAAHRQGWKDTVRVEGGRSEVLVRFNHLADANHAYMAHCHLLEHEDTGMMLSFTVA; this is translated from the coding sequence ATGCATCGTCGAGATTTTATCAAGCTGGCGGCGCTCTATGGCGGTGTGGCTACGCTGCCCACGTGGAGCCGCCCGGCTTTTGCCGCCTCGCGTCCTGCATTGCCGATACCCGAAATTCTGCAACCCGATGTCAGAGGAACCTATCGCCTTACGTTGCAGCAGGGGAAAAGCCCGTTCGTGCCGGGAGTGATGACCTCGACCTGGGGCATCAACGGCAACCTGCTGGGGCCCGTCATCCGATTGCGCCGCGGCAAGTCGGTCGGCGTCATCGTTAAAAACGCGCTGCCCGATGCCAGCACGGTGCATTGGCACGGTCTCGAAATTCCGGGCGAAGTCGACGGCGGCCCGCAGGCGATGATTGCACCCGGCGCCAGCCGCGAGGTGCACTTCAAGGTGGATCAGCCTGCGGCGACCTGCTGGTTTCACCCCCATCCTCATCAAACCAGCGGTTATCAGGTGGCCAAGGGGCTTGCTGGAATGGTGGTTATCGATGACGAGGAAGGCGACAAGCTCAAGATTCCTTCGCGCTGGGGCGTGGACGACATTCCCGTCATTCTTCAGGACAAACGCCTCGACGAGGCCGGTCAGATTGATTATCAGCTCGATGTCATGACCGCCGCCACCGGCTGGTTTGGTCAGCACATGATGACCAACGGCGTTATCTATCCGCAGCACGGCGTGTCGCGCGGCTGGCTGCGCCTGCGGTTGCTGAACGGCTGTAATGCGCGTTCCCTGCATCTTGCGACCAGCGACGGTCGGCCGCTTTATGTTATCGCAAGCGACGGCGGATTCCTTGCAGAGCCGGTCAAGGTCAGCGACCTGCCGATGCTCACCGGCGAACGTTTCGAGGTGATGGTCGATTGTTCCGACGGTAAAGCCTTTGATTTACAGACCTTGCCGGTGACTCAGATGGGCATGACGCTCGCGCCGTTCGACAAGCCGCTGGCCGTGTTGAAAATCCAGCCCACGCTGACACAGTCGGGCGGACAGTTGCCAGACTCGCTGATTGCCCTGCCTGCGCAACCGGCGCTGGACGGGCTGCCGACGCGCTGGCTTCAACTGATGATGGACCCGCAGCTTGACCGGCAGGGCATGCAGGCGCTGATGGACAAATACGGGCACGGCGCGATGGCCGGGATGAGCATGGATCACGGCGACGCAGGCATGGCGGCGATGCCCGGCATGTCTGCGCATTCGCAGGGAGACATGTCGTCGATGCCGGGCATGACGCATGACGCCGCGAAGCTGGACCTGATGACGGCCAACAAGATTAACGGCAAGGCCTACGACATGCATCATCCGGCGTTTGCGGTGAAGCAGGGTCAGTACGAGCGATGGACGATTTCCGGCGAGGGCGACATGATGCTGCATCCTTTCCACATTCACGGCACGCAGTTCCGCATTCTCGGCGAAAACGGAAAGCCGGTCGCGGCGCATCGTCAGGGCTGGAAAGATACTGTGCGCGTTGAGGGCGGGCGCAGCGAGGTGCTGGTGCGCTTCAACCATCTCGCCGACGCGAATCACGCCTACATGGCGCACTGCCATCTTCTGGAACATGAAGACACCGGCATGATGCTCTCGTTTACGGTGGCCTGA
- a CDS encoding YacC family pilotin-like protein: protein MKKTTLSLLLLTLLGFSSASQALTEPEAEDLADLTAVFVYLKNNCGYEQLPNTQIKRAIIYFAQQNHWDLTNYSAYDMQALGEDSYRDLSGIAIAKPVKCKSLARDSLGLLTYTN from the coding sequence ATGAAAAAAACCACCCTGAGTCTGCTATTGCTGACCTTACTTGGATTCTCCTCTGCCAGCCAGGCACTTACCGAACCCGAAGCGGAAGATCTCGCCGATCTGACCGCCGTGTTTGTCTATCTTAAAAATAATTGCGGCTACGAGCAGTTGCCCAACACCCAGATAAAACGGGCAATCATCTATTTTGCCCAGCAGAATCATTGGGATTTGACCAATTACAGCGCCTATGACATGCAGGCTCTGGGTGAAGACAGCTACCGCGACCTCAGCGGCATTGCTATCGCCAAACCGGTTAAATGCAAATCTCTGGCGCGCGACTCCCTCGGCCTTCTGACCTACACCAATTAA
- the speE gene encoding polyamine aminopropyltransferase encodes MSQKVSGKEIWYETLHDSFGQYFSVEKELYRDKTEHQDLVIFENAALGRVMALDGVVQTTERDEFIYHEMMTHVPLLAHGNARKVLIIGGGDGGMLREVCRHNTVEHITMVEIDAGVVEFCRQYLPDHNAGSFDDARFNLVIEDGVNFVNQTEQTFDVIISDCTDPIGPGESLFTSAFYEGCARCLNPGGIFVAQNGVCFLQQDEAVNSHQKLSHYFEDVSFYQAAIPTYYGGIMTFAWATNNPAYRQIDSTELQARFAASGIVSRYYNPAIHYGSFALPQYLLNALSASCQDGIHKEVN; translated from the coding sequence ATGTCTCAAAAGGTATCCGGGAAAGAAATTTGGTATGAGACGCTGCACGACAGTTTCGGCCAGTATTTCAGTGTTGAAAAAGAGTTATACCGCGATAAAACCGAACACCAGGATCTGGTGATTTTCGAGAACGCCGCGCTGGGTCGCGTGATGGCGCTCGACGGCGTGGTACAAACTACCGAACGTGACGAGTTTATCTATCACGAGATGATGACCCACGTTCCGCTGCTCGCGCACGGTAATGCGCGCAAGGTGCTGATTATCGGCGGTGGCGACGGCGGCATGCTGCGCGAAGTCTGCCGACACAATACGGTAGAACATATCACGATGGTGGAGATAGATGCCGGTGTGGTCGAGTTCTGCCGCCAGTATCTGCCCGACCATAATGCCGGTTCCTTTGACGATGCCCGTTTCAATCTGGTGATTGAAGACGGCGTTAATTTCGTCAATCAGACCGAGCAGACCTTCGACGTGATCATCTCCGACTGCACCGACCCTATCGGGCCAGGCGAAAGCCTGTTTACCTCGGCTTTCTATGAAGGATGCGCGCGCTGTCTGAATCCGGGCGGTATTTTCGTGGCGCAAAACGGCGTCTGCTTCCTGCAGCAGGATGAAGCGGTCAACAGCCATCAGAAGCTCAGTCACTATTTTGAAGACGTCAGCTTCTATCAGGCGGCGATCCCGACCTATTACGGCGGCATCATGACCTTTGCCTGGGCGACCAACAATCCCGCGTATCGCCAGATTGATTCCACCGAACTTCAGGCGCGCTTTGCCGCCTCCGGTATTGTCAGCCGTTATTACAATCCGGCCATTCATTACGGCAGCTTTGCCCTGCCGCAATATCTGCTGAATGCGCTTTCGGCTTCATGCCAGGACGGTATCCACAAGGAGGTGAACTAA
- the speD gene encoding adenosylmethionine decarboxylase — protein sequence MQKLKLHGFNNLTKSLSFCIYDICYAKTADDRDGYIAYIDKEYNANRLTEILTETCSIIGANILNVARQDYEPQGASVTILVSEEPMDPKDVDTSEHPGPLPSSVVAHLDKSHICVHTYPESHPEGGLCTFRADIEVSTCGVISPLKALNYLIHQLESDIVTIDYRVRGFTRDINGVKHYIDHSINSIQNFMSENMKSLYDMMDVNVYQENIFHTKMMLKDFDLEHYLFNARPDELSAAERKEITDLLYKEMQEIYYGRNIPHL from the coding sequence TTGCAAAAGCTGAAACTGCACGGTTTCAATAACCTGACCAAAAGCCTGAGTTTTTGTATCTATGATATCTGCTATGCCAAGACCGCAGACGACCGCGACGGCTATATCGCTTACATAGACAAAGAGTACAACGCTAACCGCCTGACGGAAATTCTCACCGAAACCTGCTCGATTATTGGTGCGAACATCCTCAATGTTGCGCGTCAGGACTATGAACCTCAGGGTGCTAGCGTGACGATTCTGGTGAGCGAAGAGCCGATGGACCCCAAAGACGTCGACACTTCCGAGCATCCGGGTCCGCTGCCAAGCTCAGTGGTCGCGCATCTCGACAAGAGTCACATCTGCGTGCACACCTATCCGGAGAGTCATCCGGAAGGCGGACTTTGCACCTTCCGTGCCGATATCGAAGTGTCGACCTGTGGGGTCATTTCACCGCTTAAAGCGCTTAACTACCTGATTCATCAGCTTGAATCGGATATCGTGACCATCGATTATCGCGTGCGTGGTTTTACCCGCGACATCAACGGCGTCAAGCACTATATCGATCACTCGATAAACTCGATTCAGAACTTCATGTCCGAAAACATGAAATCACTCTACGACATGATGGACGTAAACGTTTATCAGGAAAATATTTTCCATACCAAGATGATGCTGAAGGATTTCGATCTGGAACATTATCTGTTCAACGCCAGGCCCGATGAACTGAGCGCGGCGGAACGCAAGGAGATTACCGATCTGCTGTACAAGGAGATGCAGGAAATCTACTACGGAAGAAACATTCCACATCTCTAG
- the yacL gene encoding protein YacL, producing MDYDFLRDITGQIKARFSMGHEVIGHWLNEEIDGDLGLLDKIEAAAAELKGSERTWQMEGREYTLWLDGEEVMVRANQLDLESDGMEEGMNYYDEESLSFCGIEDFLRVLEKYRAFIVTYR from the coding sequence ATGGATTATGATTTCCTGCGTGATATCACCGGGCAAATAAAGGCCCGTTTTTCAATGGGTCATGAAGTGATTGGCCACTGGCTGAATGAAGAGATCGATGGCGATCTCGGCCTGCTTGACAAAATCGAAGCCGCCGCCGCCGAGTTGAAAGGCAGTGAACGTACCTGGCAGATGGAAGGTCGCGAATACACGCTTTGGCTGGATGGCGAAGAGGTTATGGTGAGAGCCAACCAGCTGGATCTCGAAAGCGACGGCATGGAAGAAGGCATGAATTATTACGACGAAGAGAGCCTGTCTTTCTGCGGTATCGAAGATTTTCTGCGGGTTCTTGAGAAGTATCGCGCCTTTATCGTCACTTATCGCTAA